The nucleotide sequence CGACATAAAATAAATGGATATAACGTTCAAAATAATTTGTGTATAAGCACTCATAtaaccccgcgaattcgcgggtcctccACTAGTTTTAtgttatattataaaaaaaattagatttatattatactaatttaataaGTTAGTCAATCATTTATTTTAATAGAACATCTCTTTCCTATTTCATTTTTAATATCACGAGTAATAGAAAAtagaatataaaatataaaatatatatacatatatattacggagtatatacaaATAATACAAATACAATACAACAAACATATATACGCTCAATCACCCTGGACCCTGCAACTTCGGCCTCTGTTTCTTGTTTAGTCTTGGAAAAAAAGTTACTCTGTGAATCCGTATTAAAACTTTCCAAACTTCTTTCAATATTTGCTCTAAAACTAACCCTATTTTAACACCAAATTTCTTCATAATTAATTAACAATCTCACCTATCTGGCTACAAACATGGTTGCTTTTGCACTTTCAATGGTGGTTCTTTTGGCCATCACCGGCTATTCAAGTAAGATCTCATTACTATATTTTCTTGGGTTTttcatatttttctttttcttttttcataTGTTGATTCATATTTTTATTGTTTTTTAATGGGTTTTACACTCTctgttttttttttactaaaataaGATCATGTGTGTTCTTGATTTTTTTCATGTTTCTAAAATGGGTATGTgatgttttcaacttattaaatggGAATATGAATTTATGAGTTTTGTCTAATGGGTTTACTTAGATTtgtattttgagcatcaagttaaCATCTTTATTACTGCTTGTATGTTATTAACAGGTGCAGCTTATTGTGTATGTAACTCTGCACAGAGTGACACAGTTCTTCAAAAGAACATCGATTATGCATGTGGAAATGGAGCTGATTGTACTCAAATCCTTCAAAATGGTGCTTGCTATAACCCAAATACTGTTAAAGATCATTGCAATTATGCTGTTAACAGTTATTATCAAAGAAAGGGTGAAATACAAGGGAGCTGTGATTTTTCAGGCACAGCTATGGTCAGCCAAACAGCCCCACCCGGTAAATCATCCTAACCAGTTTCTTGAGCAAGACTGCTATACCCACTTGTACTTTATGTATTGAAACTTGTATACCAACAAACTCACCAAACTTTtccttaaaaaaaattaatataaaaaaatccAGGGTAATTAATCCAAGTAACTAGTAcgttttgcatttttttttttaaattgtatagTTGTTTtttgatgatttgcaggtgcaacTTCTGCTTGTTATGCTGGGAGCCCTGGGTATGaatctttataactaaatcttgcaCCTTTTTCACTTTTCTTTTTTATTGTTAATTGCTATTGTTAATCGGTTTTATCATATTTAAATGTTAGTTATGTGCGTTTGTTTCTTTTTGCATAAAGTTCTCATTTTTACATTTTTTGAGTATTTAAATTTGTTTTTATCAACTATAAAAAGGTTAAATATGAAGAAACTATACTTTTTgattgtaaatatataagaattcaagatttcagtttccaaagAAGCACATCTTTTATGGTGATGCACTTCTTGATGTTTCTTGGGAAAACCCATTTTTCAAAAGCACAATATATAAATCCAGAGTAAACTAATATACATGTTTCTATGCCCAATGTACAAATCAATATATTGTCATTGCTATGGATTTAATAGTTTCAGCTATGGTAGATTGAATTGCCTTTTTGTTTAGGGCAAAAGATCAAACTATGGTGACAAATTAACCCGTGTATATTTATAAATTCATCACAACTTTTTAATTCATATTTTTAGCTGATTTATAAAAATACTATTGGTAATACGGTTATACCCTTTGTTTAGTGATTGTAGTGGCAGAGTGCCTCTCACTTACTGTATTAGTTTCAAAACCATCCGGACATAGCTTGGATGGCCACTGAGTTGCTCCACCCAGCAATCCACCCGGGTTCAAGTCTGGCTTCGGTCGCTTGTTCAAAAAGGGAGGTTGTTGTGAGGGGTGCCTTCACAGGCAATTCACCCGGTAGCGGGTCTGGCGCTTAGCGGGCTCGTTCCCCCAGGTTTACCCTCTGCGGGAGTCCAAAGGATTCGTTCGTTAGCTGATTTATAAAAATACTATTGGTAATACGGTTATACCCTTTGTTTAGTGATTGTAGTGGCAGAGTGCCTCTCACTTACTGTATTAGTTTCAATTATTAAGTTTTAGAGCTATAAAATCATTTTTCAAGAGCCAAATCATTTTAAGGTGCTGTACGTCGTGCATTGAAAGTTGTTCTATGTATGTAGATCCAGCTTTCAAGAATCATTTGGTAGATCCAGCATGATAGGCTAGGTACTGTTTTATTCAGTACAAATGTGAGTTGTCAAGAATCATGATATTTTGACATTGATATCTCATGCTCTTTTTTTGACAATAAATCAAGCAAAGGTCAAGTTAGGTCATATTGTGCTTTCCATATGATATATTTCGGTATTAATTTGTAAAATAAAAAGTAATAATGTTGCCTATTATTTAAATAA is from Rutidosis leptorrhynchoides isolate AG116_Rl617_1_P2 chromosome 10, CSIRO_AGI_Rlap_v1, whole genome shotgun sequence and encodes:
- the LOC139872954 gene encoding PLASMODESMATA CALLOSE-BINDING PROTEIN 1-like; this encodes MVAFALSMVVLLAITGYSSAAYCVCNSAQSDTVLQKNIDYACGNGADCTQILQNGACYNPNTVKDHCNYAVNSYYQRKGEIQGSCDFSGTAMVSQTAPPGATSACYAGSPGSTTPTTPSPPGTGTGTGTGTGNGTSPGTGTGTGTGTGTGLTPSFGIAPSGTIDNSGAESSNSLALLTLLVPGLMLLLRFI